The DNA sequence GCTGCTGGCCGGGGCGGCGCTTTTCTTTTGGCGGTACTGGCTGCTGCGGCCCGTCGGCGCGGGTCCGGCGGGGCCCTCTGTGCCCCGCGATCTCTTTCAGACTCCCTGGACAGACCGGGAGGTGGCGTTGCTGGGGCTTGGCGACAGTGTGACCGCCGGTTACGGCGCGCGGCCCGACAAATCCTTCATGGCCCGCATGGTGGCCAATCCCCCGGATGAGCTTGAGGACATGCTGGGAGTCTGCCTGAACACGGTGCTGCCGCGCCTGTCTGTCCTCAATGTGGCGGTGTCCGGTTCCAATTCCATCCAGCACGCGGAAGACCAAATTCCCGCATTGCGCCCATTTCCAAAAGAGGTGTTCGGCATCGTGGTGTTGACTTCCGGGGGAAACGACCTGATTCATTGGTACGGTGCGAGGCATCCCGTGGAGGGTGCGATGTACGGCGCCACACCCGAACAGGCGGCCCCGTGGATTGCCAATTTCGAGCGGCGCCTTGAACGCATGTTTGGGGACCTGACAGGGCTGTTTCCCGGCGGGTGCAGGATATTCATCGGCAACATTTACGACCCGTCCGACGGCGGGGCCGACCCGCGCCTTGCGGGGCTGCCCGTGTGGAAAGACGCAATGCCCATTCTCGACGCTTATAACGGGGCCATTGCCCGGTGCGCGGCGGCGCATCCGAACGTTTCCGTGGTTGACATTCACGGGGCCTTTCTGGGCCATGGCGTTCGCTGCGCGCAGTTTTGGCGGCCGTTTTACCGCTCTGAGGACCCCCACTACTGGTATTTCGACAACATCGAAGACCCCAACGAACGCGGACACGACGCAATCCGCCGGATGTTCCTGCTCAAAATTGCGGAGGAGTTGGGTTCACCCTCCTCACCGTTGCGGCAAAAAGAGTAAAAATCTCCTGAATTTCCGCTTTCATCCACCGCCGATACTGGGCAGGTTCGACCTACGCCCAATCGTTTGACAAAAAAGGCGGCATGACCGGCCACAGTCTGAATCCCCTCGTCCCCCGCGTGATTCTGTGGTATAAGATAGGAGTGGTCGCGCGGGCGTTGTGCCGGGGCGCGGCTGCGAACCCGCAAATGGGGACTTGAATGCCAAAGAAGTGTCCTTATCAGGGAAATGTCGTGCCGGATGCTGGAATGGCGCGCCTGCGGGCGGCGGTTCTGGCGCTGGCCGTTGTGGTGTCCGGGTTTTTCTGCATGGCGGAGGGTCCGTACCCGGCGCGGGAAACGCTGGAGAGGGTCGCCTTTGACCGGGAGGCGCTGGCGGGGGAGGTGGCCTCGCTTTTGCAGGGCAAGGCCGGTGACGCGGAGGCGGAGGTCATTGTGACGCTTGCCCAGCCGCCGGTCCCGAACGCGGTGACGGGTGAAAGCGGTGCGGCGCGCCGTGGCCGGTTCCGCGCCGCGAATGGGGAAAAGGCGGCGAATGTGCTGTCGCGGATTTCCCCGGCGGGTTTCCGGGAGCGCCACCGTTTTGAGAACTTCGCCGGGTTTACGGGCCGGGTGAGCAAAGCGGGGCTCCAGGAACTGCTCGCGGACCCGGAGGTGCTGTATGTGGAGCCTGTGCGCATCCTGGAGCCGCATCTGGCGCAGGGCATCCCCCTGATGAACGCGGCGACTGTGCGTTCGACGCACAACGGCGCGGGGGTGGCGGTGGCGGTGTGCGACACGGGGGTGGACTACACGCACCCCATGCTCGGCAACGGCGGGTTCCCGAACGGCAAGGTGATCGGGGGCTATGACTTCGGGAACAACGACGCGAACCCGGCGCCGAAGAAGGAGGCCCACGGCACCTGCTGCGCGGGCATCGTGGCGGGCGGCACGGGCACGGTGGGCGACTACATCGGCGGGGTGGCCCACGGGGCGAAACTGTACGCGCTGAAAATCACGACGGACACCTCCGGATCGGCGAGCAGCGCGGCGATGGTCTCGGCGTGGGACTGGTGCGTGACGCACCAGAACGACGACCCGGCCAACCCGCTGATGGTCATCAGCACGAGTTTCGGCGGCGGGCGCTACTACAGCGCGGCCTCGGCGGACGCGGCA is a window from the Candidatus Hydrogenedentota bacterium genome containing:
- a CDS encoding SGNH/GDSL hydrolase family protein, which encodes MSVNRRALLRLAVLCTAGLLLAGAALFFWRYWLLRPVGAGPAGPSVPRDLFQTPWTDREVALLGLGDSVTAGYGARPDKSFMARMVANPPDELEDMLGVCLNTVLPRLSVLNVAVSGSNSIQHAEDQIPALRPFPKEVFGIVVLTSGGNDLIHWYGARHPVEGAMYGATPEQAAPWIANFERRLERMFGDLTGLFPGGCRIFIGNIYDPSDGGADPRLAGLPVWKDAMPILDAYNGAIARCAAAHPNVSVVDIHGAFLGHGVRCAQFWRPFYRSEDPHYWYFDNIEDPNERGHDAIRRMFLLKIAEELGSPSSPLRQKE